From Punica granatum isolate Tunisia-2019 chromosome 1, ASM765513v2, whole genome shotgun sequence:
GGGGCATGTGCCCAAGCGGCTGGTGGCGCGAGCGTGTAGTTAACCAAATACTGTTGGGCGACTGGGCGTCTCGGGTCGACGACATTAATCTTTGGGAGCAGCCACATGCCCAGGAAGAGATTCCAGTTGCAGTCACCGGAATCTAGGCGGGCGTCACCTGCTTGGAAGGCCTTGATGACCTCCTCTATCTTCTTCAATCTTTACTCCTGTTATGTCTCCATTTCAGGGAGAAGATTTGTTGGTGGAGCTACAAGGGCCGCTTGAGTTGGCGCGCTCAGATCAGGGACGGGGATGCTTGTGGGAGGTGGAGCAGGAGCAGGGGCGCTCGGTGCCAGCATTATCATCGGTGGAGGGATGGTGTAGATCGGAGCCATGGCTGGCATGGAGACATAGGGAGGCATGAACAAAGCCGGTCCTGATGTTGAAAGTGCCACCAGCGAGGAAGGTGCGGCTGCTGGAACGGCGGATGGCGGCGATGGGATGTCAATAGGGTGGACTGCCGGTACATACATTGTCGATGCTAGCGCTTCTATATTCTCTAGAACAAGGGTTGGCAGGACCCAAGGGATAAGGTCAACTGTTGGCCCGATCCCCGAAGGCGAGGTGGAACTCGAAGAAGTAGAAGTTAGGCCTTTGACTagggccatgagctcggccatGTCGGTGGCCATCTGGTTGACCATGCCTTGAAGTGTGGTGACGTTACGCTCGAGTGCGGCCACGCGAGTGGCGTCATGAGCGGGCGGTGGTGCTTGAGTGGACTGTGGAGGAGGTGTGTCTATCGATGATTGGTGGCAGGACCCTGGAATAGGCAAGAGGTGCACCCGGTGAAGTCGGCGGTGGGAGATATACCGAAGGTGCCCCTGAATATGTGAGCGGTACACTTGCGGGGATTGGCGGTGGTGGCACTTGGGTTGTTGGTGGTTTAGAGTGAGTAGGTACCAGTGGGTTAACCTCTTCAGGAATACCGATCCGGTTCTCCTCTGCCATTCTTACGCGCAGGCGAATAGGATATCGATGCAGAGTAGTCAGTTGTGAACACCTATATTCCATGAATGTCTAAGTCTTGGTGTGTGAAAATTTTGTTCTAAAATAAACGTGCGAAGCGATAAATAAAGGGATGGAatgcatgattttttttcaaatactAATGTCATTGCTTGATTCAATTCAACTCCTGAGTCCACAAAAGACGACATGTTCGATTTTGGAAGGGACCTAGACATTGAATCGACGATCTATCACACTTGGTAGCCGAGTGAGCGCCGCATAGGCGCGAGCAGGGTGAAGACGCTGCCGGCGTACTAGTCCTAGGGATGGGAGGCCTCTCTCGCCCTCGCCTGCATTCCATCCGGCGTGGCGTTCAAATGCGCTATCTCCCAATCCAAGCTTTCCACGTGTGCGCGTGCTTGAGCTAGCTCTCGCTGTAGCTCATTCTAGTCTGTAAGCTCCGCTCGGGCCTCGATGAGCTCGTGGTGGAGTCGGTCCTGCTCTTCCTTGATAACCTGTAACTCTTGACGCGTGGCCGTCTGAGCAGTGTCCCCAGGGTTCGGTGTGTGTGTAggtggtgcccgtgggatttgtgcgcacccgaatttcatctcgtcggggcacgcatgcgcgcgcctatgcaacgcagcttgggagtgtccaccttcccggggacatgcgacggacacgcgtgagaaggac
This genomic window contains:
- the LOC116205346 gene encoding pectinesterase inhibitor 10-like, producing the protein MVNQMATDMAELMALVKGLTSTSSSSTSPSGIGPTVDLIPWVLPTLVLENIEALASTMYVPAVHPIDIPSPPSAVPAAAPSSLVALSTSGPALFMPPYVSMPAMAPIYTIPPPMIMLAPSAPAPAPPPTSIPVPDLSAPTQAALVAPPTNLLPEMET